The bacterium DNA window TCTCATAAAAGAACTTTAAATCATCCGAGCCTAAACGCACACAGCCGTGACTGACGGACATCCCGAGCAAACGTTCATACAGTGTGCCGTGAATGAAGTAGCCATCGCCGAATCCCATCGCATAATCACCCATCACGTTGGGATCAAGCCGGTCGGCATTGCTTGTCGGCACGGCTTCACCCTCTTCAATGAAGGCCCAGTCAGGCTTGCGCCACCACGGTTCAACAATTTTGTTCTTGATCGCGAACACACCGCTCGGCGTGTGGAAAACCCACTTCTTCCCGGACTTCGGGTCGGTCAACTCACCGCCGGAACCGGTCGAGCACACGGCCTTGTAGAAGACAGAGTCAGCGCTACGGTAATAGGCGTGATTCGTTTGCGAATCAATCACGATGTACTTGCCCTTGGGGATCGTCTTCTCGATCTCCTTGCGCAAGCGCTTCACGTCTTTGGCCAGGTCCTTCTCGCCGGGCTTGATGCTCAACACGGAGTCAAAGTGCGCCAGCGTTTCCGGCGGCGCAATCGTGACTGGCTTCTCGGCCAGAGCGAAGACTCCGCCGACCATCAGTCCGGCCAATACGATGAGTACAATCAGCGCGATTTTCACGGTGTCCCCTCGAGTTTGCGGACAATCGTAACGGGAGTGCCTACACTCGCGTACTTCATGAGTTCGAGCATGTCGCGGTCGGCCAGCGCCACACAGCCGTCGGTCCAATTCTTGTTTTGACCGCCGTGACCATGAATTTCGATCAACTTGCCAATGCCGGCGCGCTTGGAGACTCGTCCGCTCCGCTTGTTTGCGGCGAACCGCTTCTTGTCGTCGTCATTCGGGTAGTTCAACAGGAGCGCCTTGTAATAGCGGCTCGAGTGCTTGACTTCCGTGACACGATACGTGCCTTCCGGCGTGGCTCCATCTCCGGCGAACATCTTCTGGTAGGCTGCGTTGAAGCCCAGGTCGCAGCGATACGTCTTGAGCTTCTTGCCGTTATCGTATAGGTGCAGTTCGTGCTCTTCTTTGTCAACAATAATCGCGACTCTGCCGGTCTGGCGGCTGTCGGCCAGCGTGCTGGCCACCCAGCGCTTGGCGGCGCGAATCCGGTCAAGTTCATCGGCGTCCTGATGATTGATCACGTCGCGCAGCGCGGTCAACTGCTCGCGGCACTCCTGTGCGGAATTCAGTGCGCCGTCAATGTCCTCTTGCTTGAGCAGGCTCATCGCCGTAACCTGACTCATCTGCGCCATCGTGAACAGCTTCTCGGCCCGGTAAAGCGTCAGCTTGTCGTCCAGCGATTGCCGCCACTCCATCAGGTCGGCGGCCAGATCGGTCAATTCGGTTTCAGCATGGAGCAGCGCGGTTTCCCGGCGGACGCGCGCGGAGTCCTCGGCCGAGCGGAGTAGGGTACCGGCGAAGGCGATGATCGAGTCGGCGGAATCATAGTTGCGCATGACCGACAAGCGACCCTGCTGATAGGCCATCTCTTCGCGCGCTTTCTGAACCGCGACTTCGGCCGCCTCAAGCTCTTCTTTAGCATATTTATTAGCGAATCCGCTGCGGGCGTTGCCGAGGGCGGATTCGATGCGGACCATGTCCACCAGCGGCGGTATGTCGCACCCCTGCCAGAAGATAGTGAGGAGAAGGGGGACGATCAGGAGCCAGCGACGTTTCATGCGATGCGGGTTACGAATGTTGCAATTTCTTTAAGTTTAGAGCATACAGGGAGCCGCACACTGGTTGCGGCTCCCTGTATATTACTCGATAGACCGGCCGCAGGTTGCGGCAGGGGGAAGTTACTTCTTCTTGCCCTTGGCCATTTCGGAAGCGCGCGTGATCTCGTTCATGATGTTCTGCACGCGCTGCTGGACGGTCTGCATCTTGGTGCGGGCCGACAGATACTTAGCCTGATTGAACTCGGCAACCGCGGCGTCATAAGCGGCGCGGGCGGCCGACAGGTCGCTCTTGATGAGCTCGATGTCAGCTTTGTTGCCCTTGCCAACCGGGGCCTTCATGAGGGCGGTGTCCGCGGCGGCAATGGCAGCGGTCAGGGTCGCCTGCATGGCAGTCAGTTCATTCTTCAGACGTTCCTTTTCGGCGGCCGCAGCAGTCGCAGCGCCATTCGCCATTTCCGTAGCCTTCAACAACTGGGCCTTAGCGGCGTCGTAGTTGCGGAAAAGAGCGAACTTGCCGTCCTGCTCCTTGATGGCGGCCATCGCGGCATTCAACGTGTCACGAGCGGCGCCAAACGCCTGCGTAGCATACTGCTCGGCTTCAGCGGTCTTGGCAGAGGTCAAGGCAGCGCTGGCGGCATCGGCTTCGGCCTTGGGCGGTTCGGCGCAGCCCGCCAGGAACAGCAGCGGGGCGATCCACAGAACAGCAAACAAAGTCTTCTTCATGGTGTCCTTCCTAAACCCGGTGGAGTGGATTGACACGGAGTCGTTGCGGCCGGGTAACCTTGGCGGCCCGTGGGCGACAGCTCAACACTGTTCACCAACTATCTCAAGATAACAAAATTTCGTATTCAAAGCATCACCTTTTGGCAGGAATTGCCAGCAAATGATGGCTAAACATCATACATGCCTCTTCCGCGAAGTCCGGCAGTTCGGCTTCCGGGAGCATCGAAGCACGTTTTCGAATCAACAATGAGGCCACGCCGTGCACCGCTCCCCACAATCCAAGCGCAGCGGCCTCGGTTCGAGTACCTCGCATCATGCCCATTTCCTGACACTCCGCGACGGTTTTGGCGAGCATCCGAAAGGCTCGGCGACCGTAGCGCCATTCCGCAGTCTTCAGAATCTTAGGCAGAGGCGTAAACAGCATGAACATCAGATCGTAGTACTCAGGCTCTTTCAAGGCGAAGCTCAAATATCCTTGCAACAAGGAGCTTAGGCGTTGAACCGGGTCCTTAATCTTGGCTCGATCCCGCTGCCATTCAAAGAGCTTTCGGAAGCCCTCGTTGTGCAGATCAAACAAGATCGCATCTTTATCCTTAAAATACAAGTATATCGTCGCGGGGCTATACTCGATTTTGTCGGCGATCTTGCGAATCGAGACATTTTGAAAGCCATCTTCCGCGAACAGCTCCTTGGCTGCTTCGAGGATGCTCGAACGCATCTCTATTTTTTCGCGGAGTTTACGATCAGTGATCGTCACGGCGTGGCTTCCTGAACAGTGTTTAGTAACGGGACGAAGTATACATAATTAACAAGTTATTGTCAAGATTTATGTTAATCGGCAACAGACGAGCAACTAAAGACTTAGTTATGTACCTTGTATATTATGGAGCAAAGTTACGCCTCTACCCGCAGTCAGTTGGACCCCGGATTTGCCCGAAAACCGCTTTTTCGAATAATTGTATCGTTGTTCTTAGTTGTCGCTGTCTTGCTATCCGGGATGGCTAAAGTGGATGTGGCGGAGCTTGGCGGCGGCCTCACTCTTTCCGTGGTGGACGAAGCGGGCATCGAAGTTGGGTCGCTTGAAACCCGGACACTTGGTGTGGACGGTTCCCTGAAACTCGGTTACAAGTCCGGCCGCCCGGAAACCTACGGTTCTGAATTCCAATGGTGGCAACTGGCGGAGCGGGATGACCGCCCAGGCTATCCCCGCATAGATCCGCAAAGCGGAGGGTCGGGGTTGCCGGGGGCGCGTGGCGAAGATGAAGATCCGGCCTATTACTCCGCTGTAGACTATAAGAATCCGGAATTGGCAGCGCGGATATTTGAAGGTGGAGCTTATTGGCTGCTGGACAGACCATCGCATGACAGCGGGTTTCATTTTGAGTCCTGGCTGGTCCACCGAACGGGTCCCAAGTCCGCGCACCCTCTCCTCGGGATATCGTGGGGGATCACGGTTCGGGCGGGCGAGGTAGTCGGCCGCCACCATCCGCAACCGATTTTGGGTCGCTCCCGGTTTGACTGGGCCGAGTCTCTGCGCATCAGCGGTTTCGGGACCGGTTGGAGCATCGCAATGGCGCACCGACCTCAGTTGCCGTAAGCTCTGCGCGCTACGTGCGATCGCACGACATGAGCGACACCGGAGCCCGAGCGCCGATCTTCGGCAACGGTCCCGCACCCGACGCTAACGCCTTTCACAGATACGAATCAGAGGAGACCAGATGAAGCTGCTTGCCGCGATCGGATTAATCGGCCTGATCACAATCAGCGCCCGCGCCGAACTGACCAGTCACCCGGTCACGGGCTACACGGTGACACAGAGCGTGACCGTGCCGGGTTCCGCCGAACAGACATATGATGCGTTGACGGGCGAAATCTCGGGGTGGTGGGACCATCACTTCAGCGAGAAACCGAAAAGCCTCCGCATCGAAGCGTGGCCGGGCGGAAAGTTCGTTGAGGAATTTGACGACCAGGGGAACGGTGCATTACATGCGACGGTTATCCTGGCGCAGCGTCCGAAATTGCTGCGCATGGATGGTCCGTTGGGATTGACGGGTCGGGCCTTGGATTGCGTAACCACGTATGAACTGACCTCCTTAGGAGACAGCACGACCGTAAAGGTCACCGTTCAACTCGATGGCCAAATTGACAGTGAATGGGCCAACGCTGTGGACGGTGTCTGGCATCATTTCTTGGTCGAGGCATTCAAACCGTTCGTGGAAAAGCAATCGAAGTGAGAAGGTGATTCGCTGTGCCGGAGCAAGTTTGCACGGCGCGCAAACAGCGGGAGCAGACGCGCCACCCGGAGTCGGGATTTGGCGAAGCGCAGCGCGGCCTGAACCCACAAATGAAAAGCCGAGGCAATCACCTCGGCTTTCTTATCTTCGCCGCGAACGCGCGGGGATAAAGGGGGCAGATGCCGGCTACTTCAGCAGCAGCATCTTATTGGTGAAGAGCTGACCAGCCGTTTCGAGCTGTGTGAAGTACACTCCGCTTGCTAACTTCGACCCGTCAAAGCGCAGTTTATGCTGTCCCCGTTCGATCTCACGGTTCAGCAGCTCTGCCACCTCGCGGCCCTGCACATCGAACACGCGCACTCGCGCGACACCCTTTTGGGCCACTGAAAAAGAAATGGTGGTCTCGGGATTGAACGGATTGGGATAGTTCTGATGC harbors:
- a CDS encoding L,D-transpeptidase, whose product is MKRRWLLIVPLLLTIFWQGCDIPPLVDMVRIESALGNARSGFANKYAKEELEAAEVAVQKAREEMAYQQGRLSVMRNYDSADSIIAFAGTLLRSAEDSARVRRETALLHAETELTDLAADLMEWRQSLDDKLTLYRAEKLFTMAQMSQVTAMSLLKQEDIDGALNSAQECREQLTALRDVINHQDADELDRIRAAKRWVASTLADSRQTGRVAIIVDKEEHELHLYDNGKKLKTYRCDLGFNAAYQKMFAGDGATPEGTYRVTEVKHSSRYYKALLLNYPNDDDKKRFAANKRSGRVSKRAGIGKLIEIHGHGGQNKNWTDGCVALADRDMLELMKYASVGTPVTIVRKLEGTP
- a CDS encoding SRPBCC domain-containing protein — translated: MKLLAAIGLIGLITISARAELTSHPVTGYTVTQSVTVPGSAEQTYDALTGEISGWWDHHFSEKPKSLRIEAWPGGKFVEEFDDQGNGALHATVILAQRPKLLRMDGPLGLTGRALDCVTTYELTSLGDSTTVKVTVQLDGQIDSEWANAVDGVWHHFLVEAFKPFVEKQSK
- a CDS encoding L,D-transpeptidase → MKIALIVLIVLAGLMVGGVFALAEKPVTIAPPETLAHFDSVLSIKPGEKDLAKDVKRLRKEIEKTIPKGKYIVIDSQTNHAYYRSADSVFYKAVCSTGSGGELTDPKSGKKWVFHTPSGVFAIKNKIVEPWWRKPDWAFIEEGEAVPTSNADRLDPNVMGDYAMGFGDGYFIHGTLYERLLGMSVSHGCVRLGSDDLKFFYEKVPIGTGVYVL
- a CDS encoding TetR/AcrR family transcriptional regulator, yielding MTITDRKLREKIEMRSSILEAAKELFAEDGFQNVSIRKIADKIEYSPATIYLYFKDKDAILFDLHNEGFRKLFEWQRDRAKIKDPVQRLSSLLQGYLSFALKEPEYYDLMFMLFTPLPKILKTAEWRYGRRAFRMLAKTVAECQEMGMMRGTRTEAAALGLWGAVHGVASLLIRKRASMLPEAELPDFAEEACMMFSHHLLAIPAKR